TTACATTTACATGGTTGAATTTGAGAGGAataagaccacagggcttgtaggggttatgatttgtttacaagtCTTAATGCATACTTCTTTGTATTACATAATTCTGTTGTTGATTATGATACATACACGTACACCAGGTTCTATAGACGCCATAATGTCTTGtggttatattattattattagggacCGAAACCCCAATCCAATGCAAGGGTTttgtctgaggtgggatttgaacaggGACCCAcaaaggtgaaaggcagggaaagaaaatAATTGCCTCATtgccccctgttcattgccttggtgcccttgcctgaactgccaaggagaaaatgcctcaaTTGTTGTGGGGCCCTTGCCCTTTTCataacgaagcatacaggcctgcactGGGACTGTGAATTGACTAATTCTTTATATTGGCATCAGGAATACCACCGTGAAGTCCAATAGTTTGAATAATGAGTAAGAGTTACCATAGCAGAGAACAatttcgtccagcaattttTGAATAGTAGAgtgaacttattttgtgcacatttgATGACATTACTGATGATATGttagtagcaactgatacattttgtgtagcatttttaaaggcagtggacacttttggtacttactccaaataattattattagcataaaaccttacttgataacaagtaatggggagaggttgatagtattaaacattgtgagaaacgactccctctgaagtgacgttgtttttcGAGGAAGtaagtaatgttccacgaatttgattttgagacctcggattcagaatttgaggtctcgaaatcaagcatctgaaagcacacaacttcgtgatacaagggtgttttttctttcattattatctcgcaacttcaaagacctgtcgagctcaaattttcacaggtttgctattttatgcatacattgagatacacgaagtgagaagactagtctttgacaattaccaatagtgtccagtgtctttaagaaaagtttTCACTAAATAGTGTTGATATTCAGTGTAGTGTTGAATTGTATTAAAAGTGTGAGGATCTTAGTAAATATCCCAATGGAGTAAAGGCTAGGGTTGTGAACAAATTAGTAACAACATCGGATTGACACAATGCTATGTTTACTCATTGCATGAAGGCATTGAGGCATCACAATTCCCATCTGAAATGTCCACTCTCAATGATATCTTAATCTTCAGAGACaacttttattttgacaaaatcatACATGAGAAGAAATGACAAGTGTTAGAGTTGCAAATGAGAGATAAATCTGTAGATTAAGCCACAACGGAGGGTGAGATGTTTTCAAACACCTGATCTCTTGGCCACTAATTGAGAGTTGAACCCCTGGGGCCTAGGTTCCATGAATACTAAAGTAGTTGTTTGTGAGTTTTAAAACCTGCTGTCAAAACCCTGGGGAATTCTGCAGGAATACATGACAACTTTCCAATTAAAGATAATATTATTGATGGAATTTATGAAGATTTTTCAGGATTTCTTATTTCAGAAGTGGTTCCATGGAGATTTGGTGTACTTTTTAGAGTGTTTCATTCTTaaaatgcatttaatatttACTTTGTAGAGATACTAAAGTCAAAACCAATTATTGCATGAAACACAACTTTCTAAGTGTTGTTggaatttgtttacttttcaatTAATAAATCCACATTTACAAGTTAAGTCTAGTACAAACATGTATAACTGAAATTATCTTCTTTCCAATAACAGGAACTTTTAGACTATTTCGTCAAAGGCTGACGTTGGTAAAGTTATTAATTATTGCCTGTCAAAACGCAATTGTCTCCAAACTTGGTGTTTATGTCCCCTTTCCGTATTGGTCTTGTACAAAACATTCTGGTCCAGTTTACATTTTGAGTTACAAGTACCCGACGTTATTGTGGATTTCCTCCCAAATTCCACCCAAATTTGAGGCCCAAACTCAATGTGAACGGGccgttattattaataatatttattcggccatttcacaatgtacaaacaatacttgtaattgcaaataaaattgaagttaaaggaacaaaataaaataaacatgttaAGCAGAACTACTTGTATGCATACAGGCTAAATAGCAACTAAGATgactgacatacatgtaaggaACATGTAGGGAATTAGGGACAGAGACAACCCATTTAAAGCCAGCCAGGATTTACAAAAGCACTGTGACCCGCCAGCCTGTCAATCCATACATATTTTCAAGGTAAAACATCACTTAGCAAACTTGTTGTCTTCCATTGGTTCATTTTGTGATGCCCAAATAAAACTCTGTGTGTAGATTTTGTGATTACGAATAAATCACTTCAGAAACATGAACTTTGTATCAGAGATTTTGATGGCTTCATATTGATCTTATTTTAACAGCTCTGACTGAGTTACCCAAGGAGCCCAAGAAGAATCCACAGGGCAAGCAAAGTAGGCGGAAGAGCCAGGATAAAGAAACTGAGACACAATCTAAAACTAATTACTCTGTCAGGCAGCTCTTATCACAGGTGAGACAAAGAAATTATAATGAAAGGTCAATAGGTCAAATGCATGGATGACACAGAATTTAAATAGCAGAAAAGGGTTACCAGGCATGCAGTTTAAAATTAGGACAACTGGTACCAATGTGTTGTGAAATTTTCTGATAATTGGgggttgacaaaaacaaaaaagtagctacatgtactaGAGCAGGAAGTTATCCTGCGatctccagattaatgtgcggTTGCTCTAACATCTGGAGCTAACTGGTCCTAAATAATGCCCTAAGATGTTgacggtctccctattttgtcaatatctttgtcggGGGtgacagtcagaagccatacaactgttactGCCATATATACataatcacacccaagtttgtgatacaaccttggaagcggCAGCTAAGAGCGGCTGCCAAGGGATCACCTGAAGTGGATGTTTTCCCATCGCAGACATGCTGGTTATGAGGTTATGAGGTGATCTGCTGATTGACTTCCCGTATTTTTTTGATCATAGAAACTGGATAACAACTTGGATAGTTTTCGCTGAGCAATTTCCTCTGACAACCGACAGAGTGTGTACTTTCCAAAATGTTGAGTCTTCCGCTTCTCCGAATCAACATCACTCAAAACAGATAATTTATCTACATTTTGTCACCACAAATTTTGATATGTTAATTTCGTCTTCTTTTTAATGCCAAGATACATTTCTGTTGTCCCAGTCCAGTGGGTTGTTGACTGAGCAGACTGAGGGATCACACTGTCAGAGCAGTTAagaattaaatttttattttattttacaggcCACAGACTGCATGGACACATTTAACTATGAGCTGGCACAGAAGTTCCTCCAGAGGGCCATTGAGGTCGAACCAGACAATCTTCAGGTTCTAGAATGTTCCGGCAATCTCCTCATAGAAGTTGGCGAACTAGAGAAGGCAAAACAAATATCCTTTCAGTAAATCAAGGTGGCATACAAAAAACCAATCCATATTTTCGCACTTTCAGGAATGAAAGCGCCCTCAGTTAGTAAGAAAATATGCTCAATCGGTTAATAATAAATTGACTTGGTCATGGGACAAGAAGTTCAAGCTACCCAACTCAGTTTTTACAAACTCTTCAAGTAAATGTTTTCAGGGTGGGGCTCATGTTTTTCATCAagtaaaattaatttgttcctgatttcaggattttctcaaaGCCTCCTTGAGCTTCAGGTTTTCTTGTAAGAAGTAAAGCAGTCACTGGTCAATGTGTCcaatctgggtccaatttcatggctctacttactgtCGAATTTTGCACTTACGAATGAGGAGTAGCGTTGATATGCACACGCACTTTTAatcaaaaattccctgctacatgtaacccatgaaatatgcttgacgtatttccctgcttccgtagGCGATGATTCTctgcttgcggtaagcagagccataaaattggtgTTGCACAGAGACCAGAGTCTATAAACCTCCTGAATTTTAACATCTGTGAGGTTCCtagaatagaccgatccagtaggctctgcccacgacgcacgtgtgagcaagaacacgtgagcctctccatgcctttctgcacaactctgtcgcacacgccaagatacgcgcacgcatgtcggaccttatttgtcggacctttgttgcgttgtgattggtcgatacgcaatggggcggagcttagtggatcggtctattagaGGGACCCAGATCCGAAAGACTTTTTTCAGGAATTTTGACCACTCTCTAATCTCATTCTGAATATGGTTGACATATTGAAGTTGTCCTTAATTATTTATCTTACTGTTTTGGACGTGCAATAACCCTGTCACCTGACGCTGGTCACtctaagtacatgtatatgggtcaACTATTTGAAGGGGATGAAGCCGTGGAGTACTTCAAGACCGGGATTGAACTCATGAAGAAAGAGAAGGAGAGACAAGAGAAGGAGGTAAGTGAAGTAGGACTGTCTGATATTCTCCTTCCTACCAAGAACCACTGTGGAACcagagtgtcatggccaagtgttTAAGAACTTTGaaatcaagttctggtggttaagtcatcggagtgtgatttgaatctcggtcgtgacacttgtgtccttcagcaagatactttactataattgcttctaaTAACTATATTTCAAAACCTCCCCAAAAAGCATCAGTGcgcagtttcataaagcctgtaagcacacaaacttgctaagcacaaaatactggtgcttagcaaaaacaggttatcaGCAAGAGCATCATACAGTTACCACTGCTGCAACTGGTAcccggtcatttcttgcttagccaagaaaacTGTAAagctaccaatcctgtataataccttcaAGATATACACGTACAGAGACTTAAAACAGATACGCATAAAAAGTTTCTCATCACAGAACTATTTAAGCAGAGACTGCCACCCAGTCGTGTTGATCATATTGTTGAGCCAATATTTTTGTGCCCAACGAAACTTTAatagtaaaatattttttgtctttctataaacagtttttatgcaaaatcaAGTGTTGTTTTGTCAAAGGCAGGTTGTTGTTGTAAATTGAAGCTATTTTAAGGGAAGAGTGTTTTGTGATTTGCATTTTGTAGACACGTTGATGTTATTTAAAGCACTGTATCacattaaacagctacctgagcggaatgttttcaacagaaatggtatttttacttggttataatgcacttgttcaccattttaatgtaattttgatatgtgtacacttctgaacttttcgtaattatcaagtaaaaaatcaggcccctacctaaaggttttttgaaaaactaaaaacacttctgccgttgagagcgggcgtcaaaggacaatgccgctgacgccatttgtgggagtttgctttgttatacatccacgctgcaacaaagcggctttatctacttatgacgttttgagagtgattacgtaacggggcttttcgcaaatctcacagaaaagctctggacaagggcatacaaaatgattgttttttttacacaattgaaacctatttataatcatatgactcgatttccttattcatcgaaaacattttaagtggaattcagcaaagttcacgacttgacattttcgttcaagcaggtctttaagatAATCCCTCGGGCAAAGATTCAATCCCCATGAAGCCAATGAACCTGTTTATTTCTCCTTGATTGTGTTTTCCTGAagccttgtaattatttttgtttaaagccattggacactttcggtacagaaaaaaaaatgaaagttcacagatttacaaataacaaaatttgcagaaggtaatggtgaaagacttctcttgaaatattattccatgaaatgctttacttcttgaaaagacattaaaacaatatcaattctcgatatcgagaattacggatatattttaaacacatgtcatgacacggcgaacgtgcggaaacaagggtgggttttcccgttattttctcccgacttcgttgaccgattgagcctaaattttcacaggtttgttattttatatagtaaGTTCTGgcacatgaagtgtgggccttggacaatactgtttaccaaaagtgaccaatggctttaatcagcAATTGCCATcagccccccctccccccccccctgaaaaaaacCAAACcgaaataacaacaacacataTTTCAGGAAAACAAGTTGTTGCGTCTGCAAGTCATTATGCTTtatcgcaggtttgttatttcatccGAGTGGTTGATCACACAGAACATGAACACTGACTGGGAGTATTTTTTCAGCTCTTCCAATCCTTTCCTTTTGATTTACACTGTGATGAAGTTTGAACCACCCCACAAGATTATGTTGGCAAAACTGATTctatatattaattttggtttttacccatacactgatatgtaaaagcactgtatactcagtacttccccgagtcctgtgaaaaaataacacaggcatattacttgggtggcattcaaacccacgacccttgcaattctagagcagtgtcttattaactagactaccaagattgcctggtagctagaggcagtttgaatcctatgttttggcagcgggtaccgcaacgatataatagtgtaaatttgtatcggggataaagactattaattttggtttctaTGAGAcatttaaccctttggtgcacaaggcCACCCACCAAAAACAACTACCGAAATTGGACTTTAATAAACAAgtcataatttaaaaacaacacacatCATGGCCCTCATTCAGTTGTTTGGAGAGATTGTTGAGCTTTCgtttggtgtgatgttcaacaggggttgttattttaaaaaaaattgaaaaaaaaacacgattgaacatgtttttaatttgttttttattaatctgtgcaccaaagggtgtaaggggaaaacaaaataattcaaagcTTAAACTTACAATGTAcctcaatgttttttgtttttcctagCCTGAAGCAGCATGTGCCGACAATAAAACAACAGTTGTAACAAATGGAGATATAGCTAGTGCCTACTGCTCCATGGCGGAAGTCTACCTCACAGATTCATGGTAAGTATAAGCACTGTCGACCTAAATCCTATGATTGCGGCGAGGTTCCTCAGGACTGGCAAATTGCACACCTAGCCCCTATATTCAAGAAGGGTGACCGCAGTGAAACcttcaactacatgtattatagtaattttggtttttacccatacaccgatgtgtgttagcactgtatactcggtactttccccccgagtcctgtgaacaaatatcacaggcatgttactcgggttggattcgaacccacgacccatgcaattctagagcagtgtcttaccaactagactaccgaggttgcccggtagctacatgtatacactcATTAGCTCTACGcagttgtgttttttcttgtacttATTTACCAAGCACAACTCAGGCCTGTATCAGGGGTCGAAGTTAAGTGTATTTTCTTGGTAGTCAGCATGGCTAGTCACCCAGAATTATTAGTAGCTGATGAGGTTTTGGTGGCCCGAAAAACGCATTACGTCTTGAGTCACAACACAAATTGGTCACCAAAAGTGTTTCATTTTACAATACCATCAGCACAGTTCattattgtttgtgatgttgaTTTTTGCAATATAATTCCACTAGCCCCGCCGGGCTATCAAACTGGATGAATGAGTAGCCCggctgtaaatctggtagtTCGGGCTAGTGGGCTAGTGGCAATTGTGctagaggcaccaaggcattttctccttgataaagggcaccctgtgaggaaattggAAATTcctattggagcatttcaagggcaccaaggcaatgaccagggggtgTTGATGCAATTGCCTTTGTCAGGCCTGACATCTTTCCACCTAAAGGATTCACGTAGGAAAGGCTTTGCACACAATGTTAAATGACATTGGCTTTAGAGGTGATGTTGTTTGCAGCCTTCATGGTGTCTCAGACCTGTAGAATTCTAACTCCGTCTTGACCAATCTTTTTTTGTTCAGTCTTGCGGCAGATGCAGAGGAACGCTGCAAAGAGTGTTTGGAGAAGGCCATTGAGACTGATAAAGACAGCGCAGAGGCGTATCAAATCATGGCTAGCTACTGGCTGAGCAAAGACGATAAAGAGGTAAGCGCTTCACCTAGTATTGAATTAAAATCAGTAAGGTAAAATGTGTATTTGGTTTGAAATATTGAGAacaaataagaactcactccgagttagtgaagttaataatgagaagtccTCTCGATCCACTAAGTGAAAGTAGGTCCCGGCCGATTTCCCACTCTCCGCCCActtagtagttaataagcaggatagttctttccagaactgagaagtctcccacaTTCCCCtcaatctactctgcggtagaaGAATAATATAGAAAGACAATTTCTCAAACGAACTTAATCTACCCAgcgagtagatacacacatggtaagacatctgggcccaattggatggctctgcttactgccgaatactgcacttacgatcaccattctccgcttacatgcaagcgctgaatttctgcgctagctgtgtaagcgtagaatgcctagtaacgagAAGTATGCATGCGCAGAAGACAAaaatccctgctaacccgtgaaatacacttgccgtaagcatagaatttcctgcttccgcaagcaccgattctgtgcttatagtAAACAGAGCCACGAAATTGAGCCCTGCTCTTTGAATGTTAcaaatgcctcaaatcccatataaatTCAACatgttaaaatatatttttggatTGACACTTCTGATCTTTGAACCgatttcaatatttttcatAATCCTAGCTTGATACTTATTTTTACACACTTCCAGAAAGCCAAGAAGTTTATCGAGCAGAGTCTATCCCTATGGTTACCCAAGATGAAAGCTATTGAAGAGGACGAGTTGAGCTCAGAAGGACCGACCTTTGACCCCTTGAACCCTTGTTCAATGACCTATCAGAATAGAATCGGTACAGCCAAGATTCTGATGGAGTTGGAGATGAATGAGGTAAGAAATCTTTGTCTTCCAATAAAACTACCTTAATCTTCGGCAAATAAGCCGTTCGTCGACATTGTCAAAACAAGATTTAGGTGTCGTTGTATAAAGCCTTGTGCAATTCGTACTTCTTGCGAATACTTCGTGCGAAGTGGCCTTCCTTCGTCACAATTTGAAAGTGAGTGTGTACCAATTATTGCGTCACCCAAATCTgctttgcatgaagtatgaacccggcttaGCCACCTGGGGTATAAGCCGCAGAAAGTTTTCTTGGGGCCCAAATCAATGTATACGCTGCAGCTTATATGACAAAAATTACAGTTGTTCATTTCCCACCAAACTCACTTTAAACTGAGACAATATTTCTTGAAGTTGGAGATGAGAGATTTAGAAACAACCTTGTGGATTCCTTAAACCAAAGAAAGGAGAATCTGAAGGCTCTTCTTGGAGCCTCATTGAAGTCTATCTCTAAGAGATTGGTCTCATGTGTAGGTGCTTGCAAATGTGAAAGATCTTAACACCCATCagcatggtccagtggttagactgcaggacttgcagtcacaaggttgtaggttcaattcctaccaagctaatcgctgatttcacaatgactagaataagtttTGTCatttagttactgaatcacaatttcttgatttgtgcaattcataatcatggaagttaaatcaatgtttgtatgagagagattggctattgccagcttggtgtttgtatccccttgtgggagtttgttgAGGTCTCTTGATGAGAAGAtcatcactcaaaataattattagcataaaacctttcttggtaacgagtaatggggagaggttgatagtataaaacattgtgagccacggctcccactgaagaaactaagttttcgagagagaagtaattttccatgaatttgatttcgagacctcagatttagaatttgaggtctcaaaatcaacgatctaaacgcacacaactttgtgtgacaaggatgttttttctttcattattatctcgcaacttcgacgaccagttgagctcaaattttcacaggtttgttattttatgcatgtatgttgagatacaccaagtgagaagactggtgtttgacaaataccaatagtgtccagtggctttaacatTTACCTGCAATAATGAGACTGTAATCCAGATGAGTCCAAGCTTGATATTTGACTTTAATGGTGGCGTTGTTTTTAACAGATTGCAGAAGAGATTCTGGAAGGCCTCTTGCAGGAAGATGATCAAGTTATTCAGGTCTGGTACATGCTGGGTCTGATGAACGTTGAGAAGAAATCAGTGGAAAGTAAAGCGCCTGCAAGATTCTTCCTCACGATGGCCAAGAAGGTAATGCATTCCTCCTCCCCTCTTCCTGCCCCCTTCCCCCTCTTCCTACCCCTTCCCCctcaagcccagttcatacttcctgcaaatgtgaatgcgaagcgaatgttgacgtcagaAAATTCGCAATGAATTTCGCAGTAGTTcagctctgctcaactcacttgcgaatattgctGCGAAAGGATAGTTGTGACGTTCTAATTCACgccaaattcgctttgcattcacaggaagtaggAACCAGGCTTTACTCCTCATTGATTCCTGTTTCAATCTCTGCCTACCGAGGTAAattcccattgaatcccattggATCCAATTGAATATGTACCAAATTCCACACCAATTccattgaatcccattaatACCATTCAAATTTTCAATCGGTAATGTGTAAGTTGTGTCAAATGTGtacagatttaaaacaaaaaatatataaaagaaataaataaatcagaTGGTACAATCTTTGTCATATTTCTTGCTCTATCATCAAAGTGATATTTGTTCTTTCTTGACTCAGTTGTATCTCAAGTTGAGATGTGATGATGAGCCGGTGTTACTTCACACTGAGGAGCTTCTCTCCGTCTTAGGACCAGGCGAGGGTCTCGATGAATCTTGGCTCAAGAAACAGGAGGAGTCAGACAGTGATGTAACAGAGGAGGATGTCCTGAGTAGTGAGGATGATTCAGACGATGATGAGGAGAAAGTGATGGACAGGAAGAGGAAAGGGAAGGAGGCGGAAGAGGAGAAGATGGAGCATTAGGTAGGTTGCAGGGTTGAGTTGCCAAATTAAtgattcaaggcactggacactattggtgttaGCAACAGGTGACCAAGATTGCAcggttgctagaggcagtttgaatcctatatttcagcagcaggtaccgcaacgatttaatagatgttacgtttcaggtcatgggttcaaatctcaccttGGAACTTGGGAGGGTGTAgagtataaagtgcttacatAGGTAAAACCAACAATTAATATTTGCCAAATgttatcaaatttaaaacatacGATTGTAAGGGGCCATGTCACACCGGGCactttacaggcaaccagttccaggcaatctccatgaaTGCATTCCCGTTTTAATGTTCACTTATAACTATTGTGGATTGT
This DNA window, taken from Asterias rubens chromosome 15, eAstRub1.3, whole genome shotgun sequence, encodes the following:
- the LOC117300135 gene encoding probable assembly chaperone of rpl4 encodes the protein MGGTSKVKGRRRSKRGSTRGDRKALTELPKEPKKNPQGKQSRRKSQDKETETQSKTNYSVRQLLSQATDCMDTFNYELAQKFLQRAIEVEPDNLQVLECSGNLLIEVGELEKAKQCFGRAITLSPDAGHSKYMYMGQLFEGDEAVEYFKTGIELMKKEKERQEKEPEAACADNKTTVVTNGDIASAYCSMAEVYLTDSCLAADAEERCKECLEKAIETDKDSAEAYQIMASYWLSKDDKEKAKKFIEQSLSLWLPKMKAIEEDELSSEGPTFDPLNPCSMTYQNRIGTAKILMELEMNEIAEEILEGLLQEDDQVIQVWYMLGLMNVEKKSVESKAPARFFLTMAKKLYLKLRCDDEPVLLHTEELLSVLGPGEGLDESWLKKQEESDSDVTEEDVLSSEDDSDDDEEKVMDRKRKGKEAEEEKMEH